In Pelodictyon luteolum DSM 273, the genomic stretch CTCCTGGCCGAGCCTGCGATGGTCGCGTTTTCTGGCCTCTTCGAGGCGCTCCAGATGCTCCTTCAGAAGCTTTTCCGAAGGGAATGCGATGCCATAGATCCGCTGCATGCTCTCGCGCGAGGAGTCTCCGCGCCAGAACGAGGATGAGATGTTGAAGAGCCGCACTGCCTTGAGCCGGGACGTCGAGGGGAGATGCGGGCCGGTGCAGAGGTCGGTGAACCCGCCTTCATGGTAGAGCGATACGGTCGGGACGTTTTTGAGGGTATCCTCAAGGATCTCGACCTTGTAGGGATCGCGGCGGACCGTTTTGAAGAATTCGATGGCAGCCTCGCGCGTCATCTCTTCTCGGACGATCGGGGTATCGCGGCCTGCGATCTCAAGCATTTTCTTCTCGATACTGCGAAGGTCGTCTTCATTGAAGCGGTGGCTGGAGGCTATGTCGTAATAGAAGCCCTGCTCGACTGCAGGCCCAGCACCGAAGCGCGCACCGGGGAAGAGCTCCTCAACGGCCGAGGCCATGATGTGGCTTGCGCTGTGCCAGAACACTTCGTGACCTTCAGCTGAATCGAAGGTGATGATGGAGAGCGTACAGTCCATCCCGATTGGCATGGACAGATCCGCAGCTTTGCCGTCTATCATGACGGCAAGTGCGGCGTCAGCGAGCCTGCGCCCGATGGAGAGTGCTATGTCGAGGCCCGTGCTTCCTTTCGGGAACAGCTTGATGGTTCCGTCGGGCAGGGTGATGGACAGCATAACCTGCGATTCCAGATTGTCAGACATGGTGTGTCTAGTCGTTTCAAGTCCATGGCGGTGCGGCCTCCTTCCGGTTGCCGTCCTCATGGGAAGATATCAATGCAGCCTCTTGTTGATGGTATATCCAGGCCGGGAGGGCTACGGGGCTCTTTGGCCCCTTTTCCCCGGTTCCGTAAAGTGGACTTGAATGGTACGAAGAATTATTTGGATTTCCAAATATGCCAGTCCCTAAGGGCGGCCGTTTGCTACCGGGGCTCCCGCTTAGTGCAGGAGCTGTATGATGTCGGGGGTGACCGTCTCTTTTCCCTGTTTTGCGGCAAGTGCTTCGGCTTTTTTTCTCAGCTCGCGGCCTAAGGAGATCTGGCTGATGAAGGGTGCTTTTGCGACTATCCGGTCGAGGAGTTCACCGGCCTCCGGGCTCCAGGGGATTTCCGGTGCGGGGGCTTCGCCCGATGCAGCGACACGGTTGATTGGCAGGAAGTTGAAGAGCATGTCATAGAGTGCGTTAATGATCTCCTGCAGGATATACACTGCTCCACTGTGGCCCATGAAGGGTGTTCCGAGGGCGCGGCGGACGATGGGTCCCGGAAAGCCAGCAGGGATGAACCGGGTTTTTGCGTCCAGTTCGGCCAGATAGATCTTGTCGATGATCCTGCCAAAGAAGAACTGCGGCTGATTTGCTGCAATCTCCTGTCGAAGTGATGTGTTGTCGGCAACGGCGGAGTCAAGGCTGAACATGCACTGCATCCCCATTTCCCGACCGAGGAACCGCTCGAGTCCTTCCGCATAAGTCCGGGCGGCGGCCACTCCGAAACGCACGGTGGGGAACCACTCCGCCTGGGGGCCGCGCCAGAGGTCCCAGAGCGGTCTGAGGATGGTGCGTTTTTCTTCGAGCAGGAAGGCCGCGGCTTGCTGTTCTTTCTGGATATGGCGCCCGAGCTCCATGATGAATGTGGCGGTGTCGTCAAGGCCCATCGGAGCATAGAGTACCGGCCGCTGGAGCGCTTCAGCAAGGGCAAGCCCGAATTCCCGGTACATGACGATGATGACGTCGGAGTTTTTCAGATCCGAAATGTCTCGAAGAGAGCTTTCAAACGGAAAGACATGCTGCAGGCGGCCGCCCGTTCCGGCAATGAGTCGTTTGAGTTCGGCGAGGTCGGAGGGGCTGTTGAAGCAGCCGTAGGTGGGGCCGATGATGCTGACGGTTCCAGGCTCGATTATCGCGGGTTTAGCGTCGTCGAACTGGCTGTGGAGCCAGAGGAGGGCCCTGTCCCGCCCCTGCCACTCGTTCTCGCCGAGCGAGTCGGAAGGGAAGAACCGGACCTCGGGGAAGTGCATCTGGAGCATATGCTCGTGGTCGCTGCCGATCATTTCGCTTTCGGCGCTTGAGACGAGGATGAGTTGCCGCCCGTTGCCCCGAAGCTTTTCAATGGTATCCCGAACAACTTCAGTGGTGCCTGACGATGCGATCTCTTTTTCGGTGAGGCTTGTCGGGGTGAAGTTTTCCAGGTAGGGGATCGCGTCAGTGTAGTCCATGACCGCCACGCCGACCAGATTGTAGCACCCTACCGGCGCATCGGCGATGACGTGTATGTCGCTGAGCGGGCAGAAAGTGTTGACGGCTGCCCAGTAGGCGCTTGCGGTTGATTCGTCACGAATGGTCTTTCCCATGGGGCGGTGGTTATGGTGTGGTGATGTCCCCGGGTGCATCCATCCGAAGCACGACGGGCAGTTTTCCTTTTGGTTCCAGCCGGCCGGTAAGCACCTTGAGGGCGTTTTGTTCACTGGTTTTTTCAGCATCGTAGGTGCAGATGCAGTTTTCCAGCCCGGGGAAGCTCCGGAGCATGTAGGGAGAGCCGAACGCCACAAAGACGACAGGCCGTTTTCCCCGGGAGAGTTTCTGGATCGAATGGATGAATGCCAGCTGAGGGGCGGTGAGCTTTGAGGGGGCCGTAATGTAGGCCGCAATGACGATTGCCGGAGCGGTTTCGGCGAGGCGTTCTGCCTCGATGAACTTTTCCGGGTCGGTGTCGGGTGTTATCCGGAGGTGGTGCGATTTCCAGGTGCTGTCAATTCCCGCCATGAACGCACTGCCGACATCCGGATCTGTGCGGTCCTGCAGAATGATATGAAGCATGGACGGTCCGGCCTTTTTTATGCGGAAAGGGATGATATGGCGATCTTTTCCGGTGAATGTGACGGAGCGGGCGGCAATTGCTTCCGCCAGTTCGATGTGCCGGGCAGGTGAAGCCATTTCGGGTACCCGGTTCAGGTCGACAAGGCTCTTGGGCCGGAGGCCCGCCCAGCGCTTTGCCTGCAGGATCCTGCGCACCGATTCATCAATGCGTGCTTCACTGATGACACTATCCCGAACGGCATTCACAATGGCATGGAACGATCGCTCGGGATCGGGCGAGAAGAGCAGGACATCGTTGCCCGCAGCTACGGCCCGGACAGAAATCTCTTCGACGTTATGTCCGTCATAGAGGGCCTTCATGTTTAACGCATCAGTGACGATGAGTCCCTTGAAGCCCAGCCTTTTTCGCAGGAGTCCAGTCACGATGGGGGCGGAGATCGATGCCGGATCCATGGTACCGGTCAGTTTCGGAACGGCGAGATGACCGGTCATTACCGCCATGACGCCGCAGCGGATGGCGGAACGGAATGGTTTGAGCTCGTATTCCTCAAGCCTGAGGCTGTCGGCTTCGAGTACGGGAAGGGCGAAGTGGCTGTCGACCGTCACATCGCCATGGCCGGGGAAGTGTTTTGCTGTGGCAAGAAGCCCCTTTGACTGCATTCCTTCGATGAGGGCATCGGCCATTCGTGAAGCGCCCTCGGAGGTATCGCCGTAAGAGCGGGTGTTGATGACCGGGTTCAGGGGGTTGCTGTTCAAGTCCGCGCTCGGAGCGAAGTTCCATTGCAGACCGGCGGCTTTGGCCTCAAGAGCAATGGCTTCCCCCATCTTGCCTGAGAGTTCGCTGCTGCCTGCCGCAGATACCGCCATGGCGGATGGGAACCGGGTGGCGCCTTCAAGGCGCATGGCCAGGCCTCGTTCCATGTCGGCGCTGATGAGAAGCGGGTTTGGGGCGATGGACTGGAAGTGGTTGGCCAGCATGGCGGCGCTGAACATACTGCCTTTGAGGAACATGATGCCGCCGACCTTTCCTTCCGAGACAAGCCGGTCAAGTTTCATGCGGGCAGGGTCGTCTTTTTCCGTATAGGCGCCGGGGCTGTCGGCCATGAGCATCTGGCCGACCTTTTCTTCAAGGCTCATCGCCTGAAGGGCCGCATCGATGCCGGAGTCTACTTCTCGGAAGACGGCTTCGGCATGCCAGGGCGGCAGGGCAGGTTCCGCATGGAGACTTCCGCCCGCAAGCGCCGAGAGAACGATGAGGGCTATAAGCCAGCGGGCAGGGAGACGGGGCTGTTCGGGTTGCATGCAGCGGGTCCAGAGTTCTTCAGGTGAAACGGCATTGTTTCTTGAAAGTAAAAAAAATCCCGTGAATATGTCCGCTTTCAGGGTGGCGTGAAGCGATGCGTGTCAGCTCATGTAGAGGTAGGGTTTCCAGTCTTCGGAAGCTGAAGCGGTGAGCAGCTGCATGAACATGAGGTGATTGGGGCGTTCGGCCTGCTTCATGAGGGGCATGCCGGCCTCTTTCGGGGTGCGGCTCCCTTTCTTTGCATTGCATTTTCTGCAGGCGGTAATGAGGTTTTCCCATGAATCCTCGCCGCCACGGGAACGGGGGGTAATGTGGTCTATGGTGAGCTGCTGGTCGGTCCTGCCGCAGTACTGGCACTGGAAGCGGTCGCGGCGGATGATGTTCTTGCGGTTCAGCATGATGCGCTTGTAGGGGACGCGGACAAAGACCGTGAGGCGGACGATGCTCGGCATGGGGTAGCTTTTGCTGACAGTGCAGATGAAGCGTTCAGGGTGATGGGTGACCGGGACGGCTTTGCCGCCGAAGAGGAGGAGGATGGCTTTCTGGGGATCGCAGATGCTCAGGGGCTCATAGCTGCTGTTCAGCACCAGGACTTTCGATCGGGTCATTGCTCTCTCCCTGATGGTTAGTTGCGGCGCGGGCCCGCTGTATAACTATACACGCATTGCTGGGTACTTCAAAAGGTGTTGTGTAAATTTTCTGTAAAGATCGCCGCAGCAGCAGTCCACTGCAGCTGCGGCGATGAGTATGGCATCTAGATACAGCAGATATTGAGCTGGCGCGACGCCATGGCTTCGTCAAGCCGTGAGACCGGGGTGGTCACTGGAGCTCCCTTGACTGTCTCAGGGCTCTTTTCCGCCTCATCGGCAATTTGCAGGAGCGCATCGGCGAAGAGATCAAGCGTCTCCCTGGATTCCGTTTCCGTCGGCTCGATCATGAGTGCTTCGCTGACGATGAGCGGGAAGTAGATGGTCGGTGCATGGAACCCGTAGTCGAGCAGCCGTTTTGCGATGTCGAGCGTCTTGACCCCGTGCGATTTCTTCTGCCTGTCTCCTGAAAGACAGAACTCGTGCAGCACCTGTTTCGGGAAGGGGAGTTCATAGGCTCCGGTGAGGCGGCTGAGCAGGTAGTTGGCGTTTATGATGGCGTTTTCCGACACTCGTTTGAGCCCTTCTGCGCCAAGCATCCGGATGTAGGTGTAGGCCCGCACCAGAACAGCGAAGTTTCCGTAGAAATTCATCATCCTGCCGATGCTTTCCGGACGGTCCGAAACGAGCCGGTAGACGGGGCCGTCGGCGCCCTCCGTCTTTTCGACGACGGGAACGGGGAGGAACTCAACAAGCTTTTCCGAGACTCCGACCGGTCCGCTGCCGGGTCCGCCTCCTCCGTGGGGTGCCGAAAAAGTCTTATGGAGGTTGTAGTGGACTACATCGAAGCCCATGTCGCCGGGGCGGGCAATGCCGAGCAGGGCGTTCATGTTGGCGCCGTCCATGTAGAGAAGACTGCCGTTCCTATGCACCATTTCAGATATCCTGACAATCTCCTTTTCAAAGAGGCCGATGGTGTTCGGGTTGGTGAGCATCAGCGCGGCAACCTCACCGTCAAGCTTTGCTTCAAGGTCCTGAAGGTCGGTGCGTCCGATCTCGTTGCTTTTCACCGAGACGATCCGGTATCCCGCGAGGGCTGCAGATGCAGGGTTGGTCCCGTGGGCGGAATCGACAACGAGAAGTGTGGAGCGTTTCGAGCCCCGCGACTCATGGTATTTCTTGATGAGAAGAATGCCGGTCAGCTCTCCGTGGGCACCGGCGGCGGGCTGGAGGGTGACGGCCTTCATGCCTGCGATTTCAGCAAGCATAAGGGAGAGCTCGTACATCAGCTGGAGCGCACCGCCGGCAGTTTCCTCCGGCTGGAGCGGGTGCAGGGCGCTGAAGCCCGGAAGGTCGCAGGTATAATCGTTGATTTTCGGGTTGTACTTCATCGTACAGCTTCCTAACGGGTACATGTTCTTGTCGACATGGTAGTTCATGTTCGACAAGCGGATGAAGTGGCGCACCACTTCGCTTTCGGGAACCTCCGGAAGCATGGCAGGCTCCTTTCGCAGGAACTTGGAGGGCAGGAAGCTCCCTGGTGCTGCCCCGGGCATGTCTTTTCCGGAGAAGCTGTAGCCTTTGCGGCCGCTTGCCGAAAAATCGAAAATCAGTTTTTCTTTCATGGTGATGCTGTGCGACGGTGATGAACTGTCTCTCTGGCGAGTGTGCTGTTTATCCAATATAGCAGACATCGCCCATATGCTCAAGCGCCGCCCGCTTAATTTGTTCAGCCCCGTCCTGTCTCTTCCGGTGCTGGTGTGTCCTCAGCCACATCCCCGGTAAGTGCCCTCTCCAGGGCGCCCATGGCTTCTTCAGCGGCCAGCTGTTCTGCATCCTTTTTCCTTAGGGCCGTGCCACGTCCAAGCCGACGACCGTTGCAGGAAACTTCGATGGTGAAGGTCTTTTCGTGCTCGGCCCCCTCTTCCGATAGGACGGTGTAGACGGGAG encodes the following:
- the bchZ gene encoding chlorophyllide a reductase subunit Z — translated: MGKTIRDESTASAYWAAVNTFCPLSDIHVIADAPVGCYNLVGVAVMDYTDAIPYLENFTPTSLTEKEIASSGTTEVVRDTIEKLRGNGRQLILVSSAESEMIGSDHEHMLQMHFPEVRFFPSDSLGENEWQGRDRALLWLHSQFDDAKPAIIEPGTVSIIGPTYGCFNSPSDLAELKRLIAGTGGRLQHVFPFESSLRDISDLKNSDVIIVMYREFGLALAEALQRPVLYAPMGLDDTATFIMELGRHIQKEQQAAAFLLEEKRTILRPLWDLWRGPQAEWFPTVRFGVAAARTYAEGLERFLGREMGMQCMFSLDSAVADNTSLRQEIAANQPQFFFGRIIDKIYLAELDAKTRFIPAGFPGPIVRRALGTPFMGHSGAVYILQEIINALYDMLFNFLPINRVAASGEAPAPEIPWSPEAGELLDRIVAKAPFISQISLGRELRKKAEALAAKQGKETVTPDIIQLLH
- a CDS encoding glycoside hydrolase family 3 protein produces the protein MQPEQPRLPARWLIALIVLSALAGGSLHAEPALPPWHAEAVFREVDSGIDAALQAMSLEEKVGQMLMADSPGAYTEKDDPARMKLDRLVSEGKVGGIMFLKGSMFSAAMLANHFQSIAPNPLLISADMERGLAMRLEGATRFPSAMAVSAAGSSELSGKMGEAIALEAKAAGLQWNFAPSADLNSNPLNPVINTRSYGDTSEGASRMADALIEGMQSKGLLATAKHFPGHGDVTVDSHFALPVLEADSLRLEEYELKPFRSAIRCGVMAVMTGHLAVPKLTGTMDPASISAPIVTGLLRKRLGFKGLIVTDALNMKALYDGHNVEEISVRAVAAGNDVLLFSPDPERSFHAIVNAVRDSVISEARIDESVRRILQAKRWAGLRPKSLVDLNRVPEMASPARHIELAEAIAARSVTFTGKDRHIIPFRIKKAGPSMLHIILQDRTDPDVGSAFMAGIDSTWKSHHLRITPDTDPEKFIEAERLAETAPAIVIAAYITAPSKLTAPQLAFIHSIQKLSRGKRPVVFVAFGSPYMLRSFPGLENCICTYDAEKTSEQNALKVLTGRLEPKGKLPVVLRMDAPGDITTP
- the gcvPB gene encoding aminomethyl-transferring glycine dehydrogenase subunit GcvPB — protein: MKEKLIFDFSASGRKGYSFSGKDMPGAAPGSFLPSKFLRKEPAMLPEVPESEVVRHFIRLSNMNYHVDKNMYPLGSCTMKYNPKINDYTCDLPGFSALHPLQPEETAGGALQLMYELSLMLAEIAGMKAVTLQPAAGAHGELTGILLIKKYHESRGSKRSTLLVVDSAHGTNPASAALAGYRIVSVKSNEIGRTDLQDLEAKLDGEVAALMLTNPNTIGLFEKEIVRISEMVHRNGSLLYMDGANMNALLGIARPGDMGFDVVHYNLHKTFSAPHGGGGPGSGPVGVSEKLVEFLPVPVVEKTEGADGPVYRLVSDRPESIGRMMNFYGNFAVLVRAYTYIRMLGAEGLKRVSENAIINANYLLSRLTGAYELPFPKQVLHEFCLSGDRQKKSHGVKTLDIAKRLLDYGFHAPTIYFPLIVSEALMIEPTETESRETLDLFADALLQIADEAEKSPETVKGAPVTTPVSRLDEAMASRQLNICCI
- a CDS encoding HNH endonuclease — encoded protein: MTRSKVLVLNSSYEPLSICDPQKAILLLFGGKAVPVTHHPERFICTVSKSYPMPSIVRLTVFVRVPYKRIMLNRKNIIRRDRFQCQYCGRTDQQLTIDHITPRSRGGEDSWENLITACRKCNAKKGSRTPKEAGMPLMKQAERPNHLMFMQLLTASASEDWKPYLYMS